The region CAACCAGCGGATGCGTTCTGGTCGCAGGTAGGACGCGGCACCGAAGAGCGAGACCACTGTCTCGAAGCGGCGGTCGCCCCTCCCGGGGAGGAACTCTTCGACCGGGCTGACGTGCACGTCGCGGACCCACTGGTGCTTGAAGAGCAGCGAGTGCATGAGCCCGCGACTGCTCTCCACGGCGGTGTACCCGTGCTGCTGGCCGGCGAGGCCGAGGTCGAGCGCGGCGCCCGCGCGCGAGCCGAGATCCGTCACGTGTCGGTCCGCGAGCCCGAGCTGGCGCAGCCGCTCGCCCAGTGCGAGCGCTCCGCTCGCCTCGAATGCGTCGTCGAAGTCGAGGGCGGCGAGATCCCAGGGCGAGTCGAAGTCGGTCGCGGTCGCGGGCGCGTCCTGGCGGCCGTACTCGGCGGTGACGGGAGCGATGTTGAGGGCCTTGCTGACGCTCGTGCGGTGTGACATGAGCCACAGCTTGACGCCGCGCCGGACAGGGCGTTGACCGAGCGGCTCCCGGCCGAAGGGCACTTCGACCTGCGGCAGGTGCAGCTCGATGTTCAGGCGCCGGTAGAACTTCCGCGGCGTCCCCGCGCCGTGGATGATGCGAGCCGCCCGCTCGTAGGTCGTCGCGTCGACGTGACGACCCTTGATGACGTACGAGTGCTCTGCGCCGCCCTCGAACGTCGACGCCCATTTCCACCGCCAAACCGGGATTGTGGACCCCAGCCAGGAGAGTTCGCTGAGGAGATGCTCGCGCGCGCGAGCCCCTGCTAGTAAGCATTGAGCATCAGTGGTCATCGGCCGATTCTTTCTGCCACCATCCACACTGCGGGGCACTGCGATCCCGCAATGCGGATCTCGAGATGGCCGCGGCGAGACCCAGGGGAGGATCATCCATGACGCAAGGCGCGCTGCTTGGCATCGTGGAAGCACCCCCCTAGGGTGAGCGTGACCCCACGTCACCAGACAAGGATCTCAGTTCAATGCCCGAACTCGGCGAACCGCTCAAGCGAGTGCTTCAAGACAGACTTCTCGATGTTGCGGACTATCAGCGTCCGTATGCCTGGGAAGAGAAGCAGTTGCTCGACCTCTGGACCGACATCGACCTGCTTGGCGACCACTTCCATTACACCGGAACGCTGGTGCTTCAGGACACGGGCGCTACCAGCACGACCCGCTCGGGCGAAGTGCTCCCGGTCTATGAAGTGGTGGACGGGCAGCAACGGCTGACCACCTGCTTGATCCTCTTGGAGAGCTTGCGTCGTCACCTGCTCGAGGTCGCTGCGGGCGATGCTGACGCCGAGGAAGCAGCGAGCGACCTTGAGCGCTTGCTGTTCGTCAATGTCGAAGGCGTGAGACGCCCGCGGCTACAGCTCGCCGGCCCCCTTCGCAATGTGTTCGATGAGACGATTCTCGGTCGCAGGGCCCCCGAGGGCACACACTTGTCACTCGGTGCTCGAAGACTGCTTGACGCGCGCGGGTTCTTCGACGAGCGGTTGAACGAGTTGACCGTGGGCGCATCGAAAGCAACGGCTCTCGAGAGGCTGCTTGCATTGCGAAAGCGCGCAAGCTACCAGCTCAAATTCCTCGTGTATAGCGTGGCTAGGTCCGACGAAGTGGGCGTTCTTTTCGAGACTGTCAACGGACGAGGCAAACCGCTCAGTGAGTTGGAGAGGGTCAAGAACTACCTCTTGTATCTCTCTCGCCAGCTTGGAGCAGTTCAACGCGACGACATCGCACGCCGGATTAATGACTCTTGGGCCGCGATCTTCGTGAGTTTGGCGCGGGTCGGACTGAGGGATGATGCTCTTCTACGCGCACACTGGCTGGTGACACAGGACGCAAACACGAGAAACTGGCACGGTGCCGATTCGGTCAAGCTGAAGTTCCCGCGCTCAGAATTTGTTGCCGACAGCAGCCGCCTGGCGAGTTCCACTAAGAATCGCGAGGATCCGGACGAGCATAATGATCGACTGTACTCGGCTCTCGTTGATTATGTCGACTCCTTGCGCAGGAGCGCTCAAGTGCTCGCCGACGTCTACGACTACGGTGCAGAGTACCCCTCGTTCCCGACGACGGCATCGCGAATCGGCCAAAAGACAGCCGCGCTGCGCCGCAGCGGATCCATTGCGCCCTTCCACACCTTGATCCTTGCTACGCGACTGCTCCACCCCGAAGACGGCCAGTTGTACTACCGCGTGATTGACTTTTGCGAGAGGTTTTCGGCGCGGGTGTGGGCCATCCGTGGCCTGCGATCCAACGCAGGCGAGTCTTCGCTCCGTTGGGCGGCGCGCGATCTTTTCGAGGGGAAGCCGGCTGCCGAAATCCTTGACCGGCTGGAGCGCCGTTTGTGGGAACTTGCGCCCGACGACCAGATCCGTGCCAGCTTCGCGGTGGACGTGCAGTGGTTCCCACGCGCTACAGCGCACAAGTTCGTGCTCTACGAGTACGAGCTCGACAAGCAGCGCGAAGCTAGCGACGTGCCCCAATTCGGGGAGATGTCCGCTCGGGGCAGCAAGACCACCGAGCACATCCTTCCTCAAAACCCCGAGCAGGGATCCGCGTGGTGGGACGACTTCACCCCCGAACAGCACTCCACGCTCGTGCACGGCATCGGTAATCTAGTGCTAACCCGCGACAACTCCCGCTACGGTCGTCGGCCATATCTGGACAGCCCCGACGGACGGGAGCGCGGCAAGCGTGGCAGCGAGGGGCAGAGCGAGCCTTGGTGCTACTACAGTGAATCGAACCTTGCACGAGAGCGCGAAGTCGCTCTTCTCTACTCTGAGTGGACGCCGACCTCGATTGAGCACCGAGCGGCGGCGATCGCCGAATGGGCGTTGCAGCGCTGGCCCGCCCACCAACCACGGGCCGCTTCCGTCGAACGCGCGGCCGATGAGGACGAGGAACGGCTCGTGGAGGATGAAGCGTCAGAGCCGGTTCTCGAGACGGCGGATCTAGTCGTCTAATCCTGCGATAGGAACCGTCACTTTGTTGCGCCCGGAGGCGCCGGCTGGCGGTTCCGCGACGACTGGTCGGTCACCGCGAGCAGCTCACCCAGAGCGCGTCGTCGGGCGGGACGTTGCTGCTCAAGGCGGACGTGTCCAACGGCGAGGCGCGTGCAGGGTTACCGGAGAGCGTGGAGTCTGGTCGATCATCGTCGGCTCACTGAGCGGAGCGGACTGCGTGACGCGGTCAACGCGCAGATTTGGGAACGCGGGTCCTCGTCCTACTGGGGATGAGTCGCAGCCGCGCCACCGGTTCGCCGTGCTTCGCAACGTTCACAAGGAGGGTGACCAGCTTCTGCTCGTCGAGTCGCATGTCGACGCAGGCATCGCGCACACGCGACCAAGCGTGACGACGAAACGCTCGCCGTCAGGAGCCTCCAGTCGCACGAGGTCGAACCTCCGCTCGCCGTGCACGCGATCCGCGCCAAGCAGCGATGGACGGCGTAAAGGGGCTCATCGCATTTGAGGGTGTAGCAGCGGCCTGAAGCCGCCGGCCTCGAGCAACGATCTCGCGACGTAGTTGGTGAGGTTGCGGAAGCCGAGCGCGGAGCCGCGGAGGTGCTCAAGGCGGCCGTTGATCGCCTCCGTCGGACCGTTCGAGGTCCCGGGTCGGTCGAAGTAGGCGAGCACGTCGAGGGCTCGCTGCTTGAGTGTTCGCCCGAGCGTGATCACCTCGCGCAGCGCCGCGGGCACGCCGCTGCTGACCGTGTTGATCAGCTCGGTCATGAGCGTGCGCGCGGCCGCGCGGTCGGGTTCCCGGTAGGCGGCGACCATGCGCTGATAGATGCCCCAGGTGACCTCGACCGCGAGATGCCGCTCGTCAGCGAAGAGCGCGTCGAGCCGTTGCTGCTGCCGCAGCGTGTGGAACGCCGCGCCGGTGTGGAGGGTGCGGCGAGCGGCGTAGAGCGGATCGCCCTTTCTGCCCCGATGCCCGTGGATCTGCTGCTGGATCCGCCGCCGGCAGCTGTCGAGCGCGTTCCCGGCGAGCCGGACGACGTGGAACGGATCCATCACGGCGACCGCCTCGGGCAGCTCCTCGGTGGTGGCGGTCTTGAAGCCGGAGAACCCGTCCATCGCGACGACCTCGACCCGGTCGCGCCAGGCCTGGGATCGGGCGGCGAGCCAGTGCTGGAACGCCTGCTTCGAGCGGCCCTCGACCATGTCCAGCAGCCGCGCCGGCCCCGTCCCGTCGCGGATCGGCGTGAGGTCGATGATGACGGTCACGTAGCGGTCGCCGTGACGCGTGTGGCGCCAGACGTGCTCGTCCACGCCCAGCACCGCCACGCCGTCGAAGCGGGCAGGATCATCGAGCAGGCGCCGCCTGCCCTCCTCGAGCACGGCGGTGTTGGCGGTGTGCCAGGCGACGCCGAGCCCGGCCGCGACGCGCGAGACCGTGAGGTGGTCGAGCACCAGCGCGTCCAGCGCCCACCGCAGACCGGTGCGAGAGATCTTCGACCGCGGCTCCGCCGCCCGCGTGGTGTCCTGCCGCCAGATGCGGCCGCAGCCGGTGCAGCGGTAGCGGCGGACGCGGACCAGCAGCGCGGTGGGCCGGTGCCCGAACGGCGCGTGCGCCAGCCGCCGCGTGACCGTATCGCGCGGCACCCCTTGGCAGCCGCAGTCGCGGCACCACTCGTCAGCCTGCACGACCCGGCAGAAGAGCACCGCGCGGTCGGGCTCGAGGCGTTGGCCGATGGCTTCTAAGCCGAGCTCGTCGAGTCGGCAGAACGTGGTCAGGCAGGGCGCGTCAAAGGTAACGTCGGACACGTCGAGGTCTTTCGGACGGTGAGCGTAGGAACTTCCATCCTGGAAGACCTCGACCCCTACCCGGCCAGCGACGCACCTCGACCGTCTACACCGTCAACTGCGATGAGCCCGTAAAGGCTGGACCGCGTTGGCTTGCCCCGCGGCCGCAGCACTTCGACGCCAGTCCGCGGCTTGCCCGCCAGCTTGGACGGCAAGTCCGCCGTGTGGCCGCCGTCGAGCGGGCCCCCGTATAACCGGCCGACATGCGGGGATCGATCTCGATTCGACCGTTCTTGGGTGCATCCGTCCTCACCACTTCGGCAGCGGATGCGACGCCTCCACCGACCTGCCCGCCGCGGCTGCGGCGTGCAGGCTCTTCTGCTGGCGCACCCTGCGCAGTGGGAAGGGTTGCCGGGCGCCAGGCTCGACCCGAGCCACAGCGGCCTCAACCTCGGCTTTCCCGAGAACTGAGGTCGCGAGCGAGGCGGCCGTCCGATGTGTCGGGCGGCCGCCTCGCTGTTGGTCGAGCAGCCACGACTCCGGACTGCTCCCGTGGGCGGCCGGCCGGCCGGAAACTGTGCTCGTGGACATGGATCGCCCAGCACCGCCAGGAAGCGTCCCGGCCTTCGCTAGTGAGCTGGACCCCGAGATCGCGGAGTCGCTCGGCGTCACTCGAGGGACCGAGCTCGACATCCGCTGGAATCCGCGCGGCCACCGCGAGCTCTCGACGCGGATCCTCACCGGCGACCAGCGAACAGTCTGGATCGCCCTGCTCGCAGAGGGCGAGTGGGCTGTGCTCGATGCCCGAGCGCACCACCTACCTGCTGATCGACGGCGAGAACATCGACGCCACGCTCGGCGTCTCGATCCTCGACCGCCGCCCCGAGCCACAGGAGCGCCCGCGCTGGAACAAGGTCCTCGACTTCGCCGAGCGCGCCTGGCAGCAGCCGGTGAAGGGCCTGTTCTTCCTCGCGGTCAGCCATGAGCTGCCGGCGTCGTTCGTGCAGGCACTCATCGCCATGGGCTACCGGCCGGTGCCGCTGAGCGGCGAGGGCAAGGTCGTCGACATCGCGATCCAGAAGACGGCGGATGCGTTGGCCGAGCGGGCAGACGACGTCATGCTCGTGAGCCACGACCGCGATTTCGCGCTGCAGATGCAGCGCCTGGCAGAGGACGGCGCGCGCCGCGTCAGCATCGTCGGCTTCGGCGAGTTCATGGCCGGCGACCTGCGCGACGTCGAGGGCGTCGAGTTCTTCGACCTCGAGTACGACGTCGCCGCCTTCACGAGCCGCCTGCCGCGCGTGCGCATCATCCCGATCGACGAGTTCGACCCGCTCGAGTTCCTCTGAACTTGTTGCTGTCGATCGGCAACATCCCGCTCGCGGAGCGCCTCCACCCTTCCCGCGTCAGACGAGCTTCTCAACACAGTGCTCGCGGTCACGGCCTGTCACCGCGCCGCCTTAAGATCAGCGGACACCGCTGCCGCACGGAAGGCTGATCTATGGCGAAGCGCATGCCCACCGGGCGCAACGAAGTCGGGATGCTCAGTGACATCAAGGTGATCGCTGAATCCGTCGGAACTAGGGTCATGGGCTTTCCCGTCGAGTGGCGGGTAGAGACTGAGCTGACCAAGAGCGCCCAGCGCCCGGATGTCGAGATTCGTAGAGCGGATGGAAGCCACGAGCTGCTCGCCTCGGGGGAGGCTAAGAAGCCTGAGACGCCTGGGGGCCTTCACCCGTTCGTCGCATCTGAAGTGAATGGCGCAATCGGCAAAGCGAAAGCGTTGGGAGGCACTTACGCTTTCACCACAAACTTCCTACAGGTCGCACTGTTCGACGTCGAGAAGCATGACGAGCATGACTACCTTCGCGCACTCCTCGGAGATCGCATTGACCTGATCGGTGAGTCGGAGACCAGAGTCGCGAACTGGTGGGTCACGCTCACACCGACGAGACGCGAGGCTCTGGTCCAAGAAGGACTCGAGAGCTTCTTCAACCAGCTGCGCCGATTGCGACTCAAGCAGGAACTTGAGTCACAAATCAGCAAGGACGAGGTCTACCTAACGATCTTCAAGCAGTCGGCTGACTCCATCATTGCCGAAGCGCTTCCGGTCTTCATTGATTCGTACGGCAACGGCAGCCTTCCTGAACCAGTAGTGCAGGAGGCGACAGAACGCGGCTTCGACCTCTCGAAGGGCGACATCGCCCGCTACTTCGTCGCACAAGCCGTAGCGGAGGTTCTGACGTCCGGCCTCTTCTATGAAACTGTCCGGCCCAGCTTCTCGCTCGGCCCAATTCTTTCCGGCCTGAAGCCAGCCACCAGCGCACTCATGACCGCAACGCTGACCGCGAACCTGACAGAAGCAACGCGCTTCACTGGCGACTACGAGACGATCTTCGGGCTCTCTCAGGGTGCGCGGTGGGCGCTGGAGGTCGAGAATGGTTCGCTTCGGGCGTTCTGGCTCGAACTATTCGAGGCACTCGACGGCATAAAGTTCGAGGAAGTCAACAGCGAGATACTCGGGGTGATCTTCGAGCGGCTCATCTCCGCAGAGCGCCGCCAAGACATGGGACAGCACTACACCCAAACACGGCTTGCGCGGGCGATGACCGATTGGGCAGTGAACGACCCCGGCGACACCGTCGTCGACTTCTGCGCAGGCGGCGGGACGTTCCTGGTGGAGGCTTACACCAAGCTGAGGAAGGAACGAGGGCACACAGACGTTCTGGAGCAGATCTTCGGCAATGACCTCGATTCCTTCGCCGTTCATCTTTCGACAGTGAATCTCGCAACACGGTCCCTGTATAAGGGGCGGAACTTCCCGGCTGTCTCGAACCGAGACGCTTTGGCACTTCGCCCGGGCGACGCAGCCGTAGAGGTGACTCCCGATCATGGCGAGCCGTATCGGCTCGACTATCCAGACAGTTTTTCGGTTGTGCTTGGCAACCCGCCGTATGACGAGTCTGCGACTGACCCAGCTCGCTACCGCGCTGACCTAGCCGCACTCACTAAGCCGACTGCTGAGCCCGTGCTGCCCACCGGAATGCCAGACCACATCAATCTGGCGGGCTGGTTTGTATTGCTAGCGGCAGCTTGGCTCCGCCCTGGCGGCAGAATCGCATTGGTGCTCCCCGCCGCTATTCTGCAGAACGAGAAGCACGCGACCCTCGTCGCCTGGCTACGGCGCCGCTTCGACATGAGTGTCTGGCATACGGAGTCTGACGTCTGGTTTTCTGATGCGCGCGTAGCACCGGTCGTAATCTTCATGCGGGCGCGTACGACAAGCGAGACGGACTTCGGTCGCCTAAATTTCGTGAACGTGTTGGAACCACTTAGCGGGGGCGTCGACGCCGTGAATGGCTTCCCGCGGCCGGTTGAGCGTCACCTTGCGCGGGACCTCGGCGACTTGCCTGCGGGTGAGGACGCACTCATCGCTGGCACGATGCCAGATGAGCTGGTTTTGTTCGAAAGCTTGCCCGGTGCGGTCCGGATTGGCAGCATTCAAGATGCATCTGTGTACCGTGGCAATAAGTTGGGACACGCCTTCTTCAAGCTTCAGGATCGGGAACCAACCAGTGACAAGAAGGTGAGAAGCTTGCTAGGGCACGGTATGCCAATCCGCCTCAATCGCGACTACCTGTCGCCCCTCTTCCGGTCACCGAAGGACGAATCGACCGGTGAGTTTAACTCGGCGCTTGCGAACTGGTGGATTCTCAGCGCTCCGGCTCAGCTCCCAAAGGGCGGCGACCTCGAGAAGTACGTACGAGCCGGCGAGCGACTGGGCGTGGCTGACAAGCCAAGCGTGAAGGCGAAAGGCCAAACCTGGTGGAGCGCAAAGTGGAGATCGTCGCGCATCGCGGTTGGTGCACATCCGCAGTTTCAGCCGCAAGTCTGGTGGTCGAATAAGCCCTTCGTCACCACCGACAACTTTCAGGCAATCACGCTGTCGGATTCGGTCGCGCGCGACGATCAGGAACTTGTCGCGGCGACGCTAGCCAGCGCGTTCGGAGCGCTGTCGGCCCTCTATCGCAGCAACGAGGTCGGATGTGAGGGAGTGCGATGGGTTTCGACGTCTAATCTCGAGGCCTGGTTCTCCCTCGACTGGACAAAGGTAGAGTCTGGCGACAAGACCGCAGTGTTGAGCGCCTACCGCACCTTCAGAACGCTCAAAGCGTCAAAATTGTACGAGATGCCTGGCTCGACTTCAGCAGCATGGGCCGAGTTGACCGTCGCGGTCGCAAGGGCAGCCGGATCGACGAACCCTGAAACGCTCGGCGCGGATGCGGTCGAGGAGGCCATCGCAACAACCCTTAGACGTCGCGAGCGTGAGGTGCGTGCCACGAGCGGAAGGACCAGAGCGGGCTCGACAGGGGCAGCGAAGCTGATCCGTGACGTGCGCGCGTTCACCGAGACGATGGTTTCGTTCCGGGACGTCGTCGAAGCGCTATCCGGTGGAGACTCGACGCTCAAACTCAAGAGCCAAGAGGTTGAAGCCACCCTATTCGACGTACTGAACGAATCCGAGCGGGTTCAAATAGGCAATCAGCTGGTCACGCATCTGGGTGAAGGATTTGAGGCGGCACCTGTCTGGGAGGAGAGTACCGTAACTCTTGTTGAGGCCCTGTACAGCGCGGTAGTGGAGCAGTTCGTGCACCCCGATGCCGATGGGTCTCATACCGGCGCATTCGGGTACGTGGCTCAAATTGTCCGCGATCAGGTCACCAAGTCGCTGAGCGCGGCCGTCCGGAAGCGGTTGACATGAGGGCTCGCTCGGGGGCGCGATGGTACATCGGTACGCGCTCGCCGCTAGGAATCATCGATTGTCCCTCACGAGACGACGAAGGTCCTCGGTCGAGCACATGGCTCGCAGGACGCGCAAGTACCGCGACGAGCCGGCGGACGGTGTAGGAGAGGTAGCGCTCGCGGGCGGACTCGTGGAGGACTGTCGGGCCCCGCTGCTTTGTGAAGCACAATTCCTGATCAGGTTGCTACGAGCACGCCCGCGGCATCGCGGGTCGAGTACGCAGCAATGGTCGACGCGGCAGCGCTGGTTCCGCAGTCCACGCGAGCTCCCCGCTGCTGCAGCGGCGCTCTGCGGGCACGAGTTCGGCGAGGTAAGCCGCGGCGAGGTGAAACGACGACCCATCCGTCGGGTGCCGGCGCCGGCCCCCAATGATGACCATGGTAGCGCGGGCGGCGAAGAGTGCTCTTGAAACCGCCTGGCCGCGATCATTCGGCAGGCTAACGCTCAGACGATCGCGCCATGACCGGAGCGGCCTACGGCGCCGGCTCTCTGACGTTGAGACAACGTGCGTCCCGATTGAAGCGAGGCGCGCTCTAGCGGCGCGCTGCGAACGCATCTGCGGTGTCGTAGACCTGGACGATCGCGAAGACGTGTGGGCGCTCGGCGTCACGGGCGATCAAGGAGGCGATGCGTGCCGATTCTCGTCAGCCCGACGAACCGCGAGCTTCATCGCACCGGCGGCGCCACCGACTGTCGCTCGATGAGGTGCTGCTTCAGCACGCGCGTCACGGGCGGGCGGCCGTCGCCGCGCACGCGACGGATCAGCAGCTCCGCAGCCTCCGCGCCGATCTCATGGATCGGCTGCGCCATCACCGTGATGCCGGGCGTCGCGACGCCCGTCCAGTCCGCGTCGTCGAACGCGACGAGCGAGAGGTCGCGCGGGATCAGCAGGCCGAGCTCGCGCGCCGCCCGGAAGACGCCGAGCGCGATGAGGCTGTCGGAGGCGACGATCGCGGTCACCGGGCCGGCGGCGGTGAGCAGGCGAGTCGCCATCCGCTCGACGCCCTCGCGACGCGCGTTGAGGTGCACGTGCCGCTCGGGGTGCTCGACGCCGCCCGCGGTCAGCGCATCGAGGAAGCCCTCGATGCGCTCGGCGACCGACGACGTCGCTACCACGGCGGACCGGTCGAAGTCGGTCGGGTGCGTCATGGTCGAGATGAAGGCGATCCGCCGGTGTCCGGCGTCGACGAGCAGCGAGGTCAGCTCGCGCGCGCCGCTGCGGTTCGCGGCGATGACGCTGTCCACTTCGACGCCCTGCGCCGTGCGGTCGAAGAGCACGAGCGGCCGCCCCGCGTCGACGACGGAGCGCAGGTTCTCGGTCTCGACCGAGGAGGCCGAGGCGACGAGCAGCCCGTCGACGCGCTTGGCGAGCTGGACGCCGATCGCCTTCGCCTCGGTCTCGAGGTCTTCGTCGGAGTTCGAGAGGATCAGGTCGAAGCCTGCTGCTGCGGCCACGTCGGCAGCGCCACGCGTCGCCTGCGCGAAGAACGGGTTCTCGATGTCGCCGACCACAATGCCGAGCGTGTTGGAGCGGCCGGTGCTCATCGTGCGAGCGAGGGCGTTCGGCCGGTAGCCGAGCCGGTCCGCGGCGCCGAGCACGCGATCGCGGACGGCGTCACTCACGGCGCCGTAGTCGCCGAGCGCCCGCGCGGCGGTCGCCTTCGACACCCCGGCCGCAGCAGCGACATCGCTCACCGTGACCTCGCGCCGTCCGCTGCCCGTGGCTGCCGATTCGCTCACCGCTCCTCCGATTCGAGTGTTGACGTCTCACCGCGTCGTGCCGTACTGTCCCAGCAAACGGGTTGAGACCGGTCTCAACATAACCGAGTGAGACCGGTCTCAGCAACGGGACCAACAGCATCCGATGCAGCACCACCGGCGTTGCACCATCGAGAGGACCACCATGAAGCTCCGCCCCAACCACCGCCGCACGGCGATCGCCGCCGTCGCGGCGGCCGCAGCCCTCGCGCTCGCGGCCTGCTCGGGAGGCTCGCCGAGCGCCTCCGAGTCGGCGACCGAGGACAACCCCTACGGCCTCATCACGCCCGGCCAGATCCGCGTCGCGAGCCTCGGCGACGCCCGGCCCTACACGTTCACCGACGAGTCGGGCGAGTTCACCGGCTTCGACGTCGAGCTCTTCACCGACGTCGCCGAGCGCATCGGCGTCGAGGACGTCGTCTTCACCGGCCAGGACTTCTCGGGCCTGCTCGCCGCCGTCGCGAACGGGCAGTTCGACGTCGGCGTCGCCGCGATCGGCATCACCGAGGAGCGCCAGCAGACCGTCGACTTCAGCGACGGCTACCTCGCCGGCTACCTGACCGTCATGGCGAACCCCGACGCGGGCATCGCCGACGAGGCCGACCTCGCCGGCACGCGCCTCGGCGTCGTGCAGGGCACGCTGCAGGAGGCCTACGCGGTCAAGAACTTCACCGACACCGAGCTCGTGCGCTTCCCCGACAACAACGCGGCGATCTCTGCCGTCAACAGCGGCTCGATCGACGCGCACTTCCTCGACTACGAGGCGGCGAAGGAGTACGCCGAGCAGTACGGGCTCGAGAACGCGATCGACATCCCGTCGTTCGACGCCCCCGCCGGCTTCGCGATCGCGAAGGGCAAGCCCGAGTTCCAGGCCGCGCTCAACGAGGCGCTCGCCGCCGCGATGGAGGACGGCACCTGGAAGGAGCTCTACGAGAAGTGGTTCCCGGGCTCGCCGATGCCCGAGCAGTACCTCCCGTCGAGCGAGCAGTCCGAGTAATCGAACCCTCGGTGTCCGGTGCGGCGTGACCGCGCCGCACCGGACACCTCAACTGCAACGGAGCACACCATGGACTGGCTCGACAACCTCATCAAGACCTTCCTCGACTTCGAGGCCATGTGGCTGGTCCTCCCCCAGCTGCTGGGCGTCGGACTCGTCAACACCCTCGTCATCTCGATCGCCGCGACCGCCATCGGCGTCGTGCTCGGCATGGTCGTGGCGATCATGGGCATCTCGCCGTCGAAGTGGTTGCGGGTCCCCGCCCGCGTCTACACCGACATCTTCCGCGGCCTGCCCGCGATCCTGACGATCCTGCTGATCGGCCAGGGCTTCGCCCGCATCAGCCAGCAGATCTTCGGCCCCTCGCCCTACCCGCTCGGCATCCTGGCCCTCAGCCTCATCGCGAGCGCCTACATCGGCGAGATCTTCCGCGCCGGCATCCAGAGCGTCGACCGCGGTCAGCTCGAGGCCTGCCGGGCGCTGGGCATGAGCTACGGGCGCGCGATGCGCCTCGTGGTCGTGCCCCAGGGCATCCGCCGTGTCCTGCCCGCGCTCGTGAACCAGTTCATCGCGATCGTGAAGGACTCGAGCCTCGTCTACTTCCTCGGCCTGCTCGTCACCGAGCGCGAGCTGTTCCGCGTCGGCCAGGACGCTGCAGTGCTGACGGGCAACCTGTCGCCGCTCGTGCTCGCGGGCGTGTTCTACCTCGTGATCACGGTGCCGCTGACGCACCTCGTGAACTACTTCGACGACCGCTTCCGCACGGGCCGCCGCAAGCCCGCACCGCCCAAGAGCGGACTCGATGAGCTCGAGGAGCTCACCCCCACGCCGGCCCTCACCTACGGGAGCAACACGTGACCTACACCACCCCCGTCCCCATCACCGACGGGCACCTCTACGCCGGCTCGAGCCTCGAGCTGCGCGACCTGACCATGGCCTACGGCGACATCGAGGTGCTCCGCGAGGTGAGCCTCGAGGTCGCGCCCGGCACGACGACGTGCATCATCGGCCCCTCCGGCTCGGGCAAGTCGACGCTGCTGCGCGGCGTCAACCGGCTGCACGAGCCGAAGTCGGGCGACGTGCTGCTCGCGGGCGAGAGCGTGCTGACCCAGAAGCCGGATGCGGTGCGCAAGCGCATCGGCCTCGTCTTCCAGCACTTCAACCTCTTCCCCGACCACACCGCGCTCGAGAACGTCGCGCTCGCCGTGCGGCACGTCAAGGGCCT is a window of Agrococcus sp. Marseille-Q4369 DNA encoding:
- a CDS encoding ABC transporter substrate-binding protein, yielding MKLRPNHRRTAIAAVAAAAALALAACSGGSPSASESATEDNPYGLITPGQIRVASLGDARPYTFTDESGEFTGFDVELFTDVAERIGVEDVVFTGQDFSGLLAAVANGQFDVGVAAIGITEERQQTVDFSDGYLAGYLTVMANPDAGIADEADLAGTRLGVVQGTLQEAYAVKNFTDTELVRFPDNNAAISAVNSGSIDAHFLDYEAAKEYAEQYGLENAIDIPSFDAPAGFAIAKGKPEFQAALNEALAAAMEDGTWKELYEKWFPGSPMPEQYLPSSEQSE
- a CDS encoding LacI family DNA-binding transcriptional regulator, yielding MSESAATGSGRREVTVSDVAAAAGVSKATAARALGDYGAVSDAVRDRVLGAADRLGYRPNALARTMSTGRSNTLGIVVGDIENPFFAQATRGAADVAAAAGFDLILSNSDEDLETEAKAIGVQLAKRVDGLLVASASSVETENLRSVVDAGRPLVLFDRTAQGVEVDSVIAANRSGARELTSLLVDAGHRRIAFISTMTHPTDFDRSAVVATSSVAERIEGFLDALTAGGVEHPERHVHLNARREGVERMATRLLTAAGPVTAIVASDSLIALGVFRAARELGLLIPRDLSLVAFDDADWTGVATPGITVMAQPIHEIGAEAAELLIRRVRGDGRPPVTRVLKQHLIERQSVAPPVR
- a CDS encoding amino acid ABC transporter permease; the protein is MDWLDNLIKTFLDFEAMWLVLPQLLGVGLVNTLVISIAATAIGVVLGMVVAIMGISPSKWLRVPARVYTDIFRGLPAILTILLIGQGFARISQQIFGPSPYPLGILALSLIASAYIGEIFRAGIQSVDRGQLEACRALGMSYGRAMRLVVVPQGIRRVLPALVNQFIAIVKDSSLVYFLGLLVTERELFRVGQDAAVLTGNLSPLVLAGVFYLVITVPLTHLVNYFDDRFRTGRRKPAPPKSGLDELEELTPTPALTYGSNT